The following proteins are co-located in the Solenopsis invicta isolate M01_SB chromosome 7, UNIL_Sinv_3.0, whole genome shotgun sequence genome:
- the LOC105205015 gene encoding elongation factor G, mitochondrial — translation MTIITFLSRKINLNRLSKLHLCTYGQTVRFLASHAKFAEHKPLEKIRNIGISAHIDSGKTTLTERILYYTGRISEMHEVKGKDNVGATMDSMELERQRGITIQSAATYTLWKDHNINIIDTPGHVDFTVEVERALRVLDGAILVLCAVGGVQSQTLTVNRQMKRYNVPCLAFINKLDRMGANPKRVLQQMRSKLHHNAAFIQLPIGLENNTKGIVDLIAQKAIYFEGNFGENVREDEIPKDMNTEVNERRQELIEHLSNADDTFGDLYLNDTKITEKDIMDAIRRSCLNRKFTPVLLGTALKNKGVQPLLDAVINYLPNPGEVENYALEEKAEGEYNKVLLNSNRNDDEPFVGLAFKLEAGRFGQLTYFRCYQGMLRKAENLYNTRTRKKVRVQKLVRLHANQMEDVTEVYAGDIFALFGIDCASGDTFVRDSKLNLSMESIYVPDAVVSMSVQMKQSKDRDNFAKGIGRFTKEDPTLRFHYDVDNKESIISGMGELHLEIYAQRLEREYNCPIILGKPKVSFRETLCGPCEFDYLHKKQSGGAGQYARVIGIMEPLPPEKNTTIEFSDETVGTNVPKQFIPGVERGFRSMCDKGLFSGHKIAGVKFRILDGMHHCVDSSEFAFFQAAQGAVRDVFEYGNWRLLEPIMLVEVVGPQEFQGLVLGQITKRKGLVNFTEVIDEWFTIVAEVPLNEMFGYAGELRSSTQGKGEFTMEYARYSPCLPEVQDQLVRQYQESQGIVISEKSQKSKN, via the exons ATGACTATCATAACATTTTTAAGCCGCAAGATCAATTTGAATCGACTGTCAAAGCTGCATCTATGTACTTACGGA CAAACTGTGCGATTTTTGGCGTCGCACGCCAAATTCGCCGAGCACAAACCGTTGGAAAAGATCAGGAATATCGGTATATCAGCTCACATCGATTCCGGAAAAACCACTTTGACCGAACGTATCTTGTATTACACCGGCAGAATATCTGAGATGCACGAG GTAAAGGGAAAGGATAACGTGGGAGCAACTATGGATAGCATGGAATTGGAAAGGCAAAGAGGCATCACTATTCAGTCCGCTGCCACGTACACGTTATGGAAAGATCATAATATTAACATCATTGATACACCAGGACATGTGGATTTCACAGTGGAAGTTGAAAGAGCTCTGCGGGTTTTGGATGGTGCTATTCTTGTCCTCTGCGCAGTGGGTGGCGTCCAGTCACAGACTTTGACTGTAAATCGACAGATGAAGAGATATAATGTTCCCTGTCTAGCATTCATTAATAAGCTTGACAGAATGGGTGCAAATCCAAAGAGAGTTCTGCAACAAATGAGGAGCAAGCTGCATCATAATGCAGCATTCATACAATTACCAATTGGTCTTGAGAATAATACAAAAGGCATAGTAGATTTAATTGCCcaaaaagcaatttattttgAAGGAAATTTCGGGGAAAATGTTAGAGAGGATGAAATCCCAAAGGATATGAATACag AGGTAAATGAAAGAAGACAAGAATTAATCGAACACTTAAGCAATGCAGACGATACATTTggtgatttatatttaaatgatacaaaaataacTGAGAAAGATATTATGGACGCCATACGTAGAAGTTGCTTGAATAGAAAGTTTACACCTGTGCTACTTGGCACTGCATTGAAAAATAAGGGAGTTCAGCCACTACTAGATGCGGTAATAAACTACTTACCAAATCCAGGAGAGGTGGAAAATTATGCTCTAGAAGAAAAAGCTGA gggtgaatataataaagttttattgaattCTAATCGCAATGATGATGAACCTTTCGTTGGATTAGCATTCAAATTGGAGGCTGGCAGATTTGGCCAATTAACATATTTTCGTTGTTACCAAGGAATGTTAAGAAAAGcggaaaatttatataacacaaGAACACGAAAAAAG GTACGGGTACAAAAATTAGTTCGACTTCATGCAAATCAAATGGAAGACGTTACGGAAGTTTATGCGGGAGATATTTTTGCTTTGTTTGGTATAGACTGTGCATCTGGTGACACTTTTGTTAGAGATTCCAAATTAAATTTGTCGATGGAATCAATTTACGTTCCCGATGCTGTGGTATCTATGTCTGTGCAAATGAAACAGTCGAAAGATCGAGATAATTTTGCTAAAGGTATTGGCCGATTTACGAAGGAAGATCCAACCTTGCGTTTCCACTATGATGTGGATAACAAg GAAAGTATAATTTCTGGTATGGGCGAATTGCATTTGGAAATTTATGCACAAAGATTGGAACGTGAATATAATTGCCCAATCATTCTGGGGAAACCAAAGGTTTCTTTCCGCGAGACTTTATGTGGGCCTTGTGAATTTGACTATCTTCATAAAAAACAGTCTGGCGGTGCTGGCCAATACGCTCGCGTGATTGGAATTATGGAG ccTTTGCCACCTGAAAAAAATACAACCATTGAATTTTCGGATGAAACTGTAGGGACCAATGTTCCGAAACAATTCATTCCGGGCGTAGAGAGAGGCTTCAGGTCAATGTGTGATAAAGGTTTATTCAGTGGTCACAAAATCGCTGGTGTTAAATTTAGAATACTCGATGGTATGCATCATTGTGTTGATTCCTCGGAATTTGCCTTCTTCCAAGCCGCACAAGGTGCTGTTAGGGATGTTTTTGAATATGGTAACTGGCGACTTTTGGAGCCGATTATGTTAGTTGAAGTAGTGGGCCCGCAGGAATTTCAG GGTCTAGTATTAGGGCAAATTACCAAAAGAAAAGGACTTGTAAACTTCACAGAAGTTATAGATGAATGGTTCACGATCGTTGCAGAAGTACCGCTTAACGAAATGTTCGGTTATGCCGGTGAACTAAGATCGAGCACGCAAGGTAAAGGAGAGTTCACGATGGAGTATGCAAGGTACAGTCCTTGCTTACCGGAAGTGCAAGACCAACTTGTTAGACAATATCAAGAATCACAGGGAATAGTGATCTCGGAAAAATCTCAGAAATCGAAAAATTAa
- the LOC105205018 gene encoding bone morphogenetic protein receptor type-2 has translation MRAIVSIALIALLCGISLAPINAIRKCASRKKDVENLSPKQNSADVPENSSSDHNINEDVKFEMCNNFCHALWKEDKTANGTEITILSQGCWKQSGEQKCENTECVALQRSTKALNNTKFCCCHGDFCNLNITSSNLTDSDDKMSNTLSSRKNRPTTEYLEQSNAERWFLIVVIVVACTMLLLCTIVMNVYRTYHNNILMRLGKPLSYNDQFMDSTALRTGTYTVDHLKLANIVGQGRYGSVWQGSMGDQDVAVKIYPSHYRNYFQNERDTYCLPFMEHPSLLNYYGVDERISMEGSIEYLLVLSFAPGGSLTEFLRTHTIDWNTFCKMSLSVVKGLAYLHTDICKGDKFKPCIAHRDINSRNILIKADGTCCICDLGLAVQISGSKYYSNGEEQHAELKSINDVGTLRYMAPEVLDGAVNLRDCESSLKQIDVYAMGLVLWELVTRCSDIYIPGSDVPQYKQPYENEIGLHPTFEQMQVLVSRNKARPLLEGNLVDRPGVRLIKETIEDCWDADAEARLTALCIEERLSELQSHRVTMHFTDGSPMVNSHCTLVPSTTNSLYSESSHHDNVHVVQLALNMVQDSNTNDSAIAENLVTLSPSDSVVHEHGFKNSNEVATYNHTQTLQPYQGRNPCMERNLMLQSDSLEDLGCNGNVLVDKSLKHACNDQYKTGTEAQGLVSHDYLSQHTTQLTQLRPATPIPYVQNVISDEGSSSYGKRKQTNIQDTSLQESPRKKLFAWPNLKKLLVNKKMYPYSRYQIDREDSKSNLLSKQNVQIKTVETNVTISSGGKYVNGIIGKTSTSAMPVEKNDKNTMQTGKQKQYESDNTTSNARPSTLPLVNLRNKKRENNLSRQESIDKFNEVFNVGSNVNNALKDPHMRIKTPGDLPPSVRKIRGRAQSTARFSLYDDRMMCNILNEEDDQSDKAIWNSVPFGMDLGDSDGKQSPTKLGTKNVTCF, from the exons ATGAGAGCCATTGTATCAATCGCGCTGATCGCACTGCTGTGTGGCATAAGCTTAGCCCCCATCAATGCCATTAGGAAATGTGCCAGTAGAAAGAAAGATGTCGAAAATCTTTCTCCGAAGCAGAATTCAGCGGACGTACCTGAAAATTCATCCAGTGACCATAAT ATAAATGAAGATGTCAAATTTGAGATGTGTAATAATTTCTGTCATGCCTTATGGAAAGAAGATAAAACTGCAAATGGTACTGAAATCACTATTTTGTCtcaag GTTGTTGGAAACAGTCTGGTGAACAGAAATGTGAAAATACAGAATGTGTTGCGCTCCAGAGATCTACAAAGGCTTTGAACAATACGAAATTTTGTTGTTGTCACGGAGATTTCTGTAATCTCAATATTACAAGTTCTAATCTTACCGATTCAGATGATAAAATGTCTAACACTCTTTCCTCACGAAAAAATCGGCCAA CTACAGAATATCTCGAGCAGTCAAATGCCGAACGATGGTTCCTTATTGTAGTAATTGTTGTAGCATGTACAATGCTACTATTATGTACTATAGTGATGAATGTATACAGAACGTatcataacaatattttaatgagaTTAGGAAAACCGTTATCTTATAATGATCAATTCATGGATAGCACAGCATTAAGAACTGGTACTTACACAGTTGATCACTTGAAACTTGCAAATATTGTAG GTCAAGGAAGATATGGATCAGTTTGGCAAGGCAGTATGGGAGATCAAGATGTTGCAGTTAAAATATATCCATCACACTATcgcaattattttcagaatgaAAGAGATACTTACTGTCTACCTTTTATGGAGCATCCAtcattattaaactattatg GTGTAGATGAAAGAATAAGCATGGAAGGTAGTATTGAATATCTTTTGGTACTCAGTTTTGCTCCCGGTGGTAGCTTAACGGAATTTTTACGAACACACACTATTGATTGGAATACATTCTGCAAAATGAGTCTTTCGGTAGTTAAAGGACTTGCTTATTTGCATACGGATATATGCAAAGGTG ACAAGTTTAAGCCATGTATTGCACATAGAGACATAAATTCGAGGaacatattaattaaagctgATGGTACTTGCTGTATTTGTGATTTGGGATTGGCAGTTCAAATCTCTGGATCTAAGTATTACTCTAATGGAGAGGAGCAACATGCTGAACTAAAATCAATTAATGAC gtGGGTACATTGAGATACATGGCGCCAGAAGTGTTGGATGGTGCTGTTAATTTACGGGATTGCGAAAGTTCTTTAAAACAAATAGATGTTTATGCAATGGGTTTAGTTCTTTGGGAACTGGTTACAAGATGTTCTGACATTTATATTCCTGGTTCAGACGTACCGCAATATAAACAACCGTATGAAAATGAAATAG GTCTTCATCCAACGTTTGAACAGATGCAAGTCTTAGTGTCACGTAATAAAGCCAGACCACTTTTAGAAGGTAACTTAGTAGATAGACCAGGAGTGCGTTTGATTAAGGAAACTATAGAAGATTGTTGGGATGCCGATGCTGAAGCTCGTTTAACTGCTTTGTGTATAGAAGAACGGCTTTCAGAACTGCAGTCCCATCGTG TAACAATGCACTTTACTGATGGAAGTCCAATGGTGAATTCTCATTGCACCTTAGTGCCTTCAACAACAAACAGTCTTTATAGTGAGTCCTCGCATCATGACAATGTACATGTTGTTCAACTTGCGTTGAATATGGTGCAAGATAGTAATACTAACGATAGTGCAATAGCTGAAAACTTGGTTACATTATCACCATCCGACAGCGTTGTTCATGAACACGGTT TCAAAAATTCGAACGAAGTAGCAACATATAATCACACTCAAACGCTTCAACCGTATCAAGGTAGAAATCCGTGTATGGAAAgaaatttaatgttacaatCGGATTCGTTGGAAGACTTAGGCTGTAATGGTAACGTTCTCGTCGATAAATCACTGAAGCATGCGTGTAACGATCAATACAAAACTGGTACAGAGGCACAAGGATTAGTTTCGCACGATTACTTAAGTCAGCATACTACTCAGTTAACGCAACTTAGACCGGCGACACCTATACCGTACGTTCAAAATGTCATTTCCGATGAAGGATCATCTTCATACGGTAAGAGAAAGCAGACGAATATACAGGATACATCTCTTCAAGAAAGCCcgcgaaaaaaattatttgcctggcccaatttgaaaaaattactcgtcaacaaaaaaatgtatccaTACAGCAGATACCAAATAGATAGAGAAGATTCTAAGTCAAATTTATTATCGAAGCAAAATGTCCAGATTAAAACCGTAGAGACGAACGTAACAATCTCGTCTGGAGGAAAGTATGTAAATGGTATCATTGGTAAGACTTCTACTTCGGCGATGCCGGTAGAAAAAAATGACAAGAATACTATGCAAACGGGGAAGCAAAAACAGTATGAAAGTGATAACACGACATCCAATGCGCGTCCTTCCACTTTACCGCTcgtaaatttaagaaataaaaagagagaaaataatttaagcAGACAAGAGAGCATAGATAAATTTAACGAAGTCTTCAATGTGGGTTCGAACGTGAACAACGCGTTGAAGGACCCGCATATGAGAATAAAAACACCCGGTGATTTGCCACCATCTGTCAGGAAAATTCGCGGTCGTGCGCAATCAACGGCGCGATTTTCGCTTTACGATGATCGCATGATGTGCAATATCCTGAACGAGGAGGACGATCAAAGTGACAAGGCCATTTGGAATTCTGTGCCATTTGGTATGGATCTCGGTGATAGTGATGGAAAACAGTCACCAACGAAACTTGGTACCAAAAATGTTACGTGCTTTTAA